TAGAAAATGCGGTTAGGGTTAGTTTGGCTGTTGTGACTGAGGGAGTCACTGTTGCTCCATTACAGGGTATATCTGACGTACAATTGAAAAATAATAAGGATGGTTCACAATACCTCTCAATCTCTTTTGCTGGCCCGATAAGATCTGCTGGAGGGACTGAAGCCGCACTAACTATGCTTATAGCAGATCATGTGAGAAGAGTGTCTGGACTTGCCAAGTATCAAACAAATTCCTTTGATGATGAAACTGGCAGGTTTATAGAAGAATTAAGATTGTATGAGAGGGAAGTAGGAAACTTTCAATTTAAAGTCTTAGATAAAGATGTTGATTTTTGCATCTCTAATTTGCCTGTTGAGATTGATGGAGTAGATACAGATCCAGTCGAATTAGTAATTCATCGGGAGATGAAGAGGATAAAAACGGATAGAGTTAGAGGAGGGGCACTCAGGGTTATGAACGATGGTTTGATAGGTAGATGTAGAAAACTCACAAAATTGGTCGAAACACTCGAGTTAGAAGGTTGGGATTGGCTTGCAAATATGAATGGTGCAATCCAAACGGGCGATGATGATACTGTGAGTCATAGGATGTCTGAAGTAATTACAGGAAGACCCGTGTTATCTATGAACAAGAAAATTGGTGGATTTAGGTTACGATACGGAAGGTGTTTTAATACCGGATTTGCAACGATAGGAATTCACAACACGATTCCTGTATTATTGAATTCTGCTGTAGTAGTTGGAACGCAAATTAAAATGGATGTCCCTGGAAAAGCCTCTACAATTGCCCTTGTAGACACCATTGAACCGCCAATAGTAAAATTAGATGACGGAACGGTCTTGCAGATCAATACCGTAGAACAAGCGCTAAATTTAAGATCACGGGTAGTCAAAATATTATACTTAGGAGACATTCTAATCAGTTACGGCGATTTTCTTGAGAATAATGCCCAATTATTACCAGCAAGTTATGTTGAAGAAATATGGACCCAGGAATTATTTGAAAAATTGAATCACATCAATGAAGTCAAAAATGACTTTGTTGTTGAATATGATAAGTTAGTTAAATTGAGTTCAAATCCCTCTATAATACCACAATTTAGAGATGCATTGAAAATATCGATGCAATTCGACATACCACTACATCCTAAATATTCCTTCTACTGGGAAGCTATATCAATAAAAGATTTTTTAATAATTAGAAATGTCTTGATATCTTTTATTTCTCTATTTAACAGAGATAAAGAGACTGAATCAACTGTCGAGGAAATGAGGCTATCATATGATCATAAACTAAAAAGTATTCTAGAAAAACTAGGCGTGTTCCATAGTTTAGATACACCTAGTAATACTATAGTATTGTTAGATGAATCTCAAATTTTTGCCTTAGTGTGCTTATGTATTCCAGAATTCCAATCTATACTCTCTTTGTTATATGAAACTCACAATAAAATCCATTTTTCAACATTTTCTAATTATATGTCGCAGGATGGATTTATAAGAGATATAGGCGAAATTGTTGAAAGCTTACAGTCGGAGAAGGGTGAAAGTAAAACAAATGTCATCAAATTAATAAATTCCATATCTTCCATTAAAATACGTTCAAAATTTTCTTCTTCCATATCGGTGAGAGTTGGTAGACCTGAAAAAGCTTCAGAGCGAAAGATGAAACCCCCAATTCATGTTTTGTTTCCAGTAGGTAACAAGGGTGGTCCCATGAGAGACCTCCTAAAGGCTTCAAATGCAGATTCTTTTTATTCAGAAAAATCAAATCGATATTGTTCTAATTGTAATATTCCATCCTTAGGTACTAACTGCAACTATTGCAATCAGGCGACTCCTATCAAATTTATTTGCAATGTCTGTAAAGTTGAATCTCTAGATTTAACGTTTGATCCTATTGATAATATAAAAAAAAGGAACAAATGTTTAAAGTGTGGTAACGAATATAAAACATTTTCTCCAATAAAATTTCCTTTAAAGACCTTGATAGAAAAAGCCGAAACAAGGTTGAGCTTTAGGGTAACCTCTCCTTTAAAAGGAGTGAAAGCTTTAATGGGGAAAGACAAGGAAGCGGAACAAATTGAGAAGGGCATTCTCAGAAAAAAATGTGGTTTATCTGTATTTAAGGACGGCACCATAAGATTTGACGCTACGAACGAACCACTTACTCATTTCATACCATGTTTTATCGATACATCCATTTCAAAATTAAGAGAATTAGGGTACAAATTTGATTATCTACAGAATAAACTTAATTCAGATAGACAAATCGTAGAATTGCTGATTCAAGATGTCATAATTCCATTAGATTCTGCAAAATATCTCTTAAAAACAGCTAAATTCATAGATGAAGAATTAGTTACCTTATATGATTTACCACCGATTTATAATGCCTATACTGAAAATGATCTGATTGGACATTTAATAGTGGGATTAGCTCCTCATACTTCAGTCGGTATTATTGGGCGTATAATAGGTTTTACAGAATCACAGGTTTGTTTGGGTTCTCCGATATGGCATTCCGCAAAAAGAAGAGATTGTGATGGTGATGCTGATTCAATTATACTACTATTTGATGCATTTTTGAACTTTTCATATTCTTTCTTGCCGGATAAAATAGGTGGATTAATGGATGCTCCATTACTAATACAACCTATTGTACTACCTCATGAGGTTCAACGACAAGCTCATAATGTTGACATTGCGGAAAAATATCCACTAGACTTTTATAAAAATACTTGGTTAGGGGTAAAAGCAGCTGATGTTTCTGATATGATTGAAATACTAAAAAATCGAATAGGGAGTGAAAAACAATTTTATGATTATGGGTTTACTCATACTAGTGGTACTTTAATATCCGACATAAATCGAAGTGCTTATTCTACATTAAATACAATGAGTGAAAAACTAGAAATGCAAATATCCACAGCAAATCTTATCAATTCTGTAGACACAAACGAAGTAATCTCTATGGTCCTGACGACACATATTATTCCTGACATAATGGGTAATATGCGTTCTTATTGTTCGCAGTCGTTTAGATGCAATAAGTGCGGTGATAAGTATAGGCGAATTCCTTTGTATGGTAAATGTCTTACTTGTAATAATATCTTGCTACAGACGGTTACTCGAGGTTCGGTAGAAAAATATGTTCTTTTAGCAGAAAACTTGAGTAACAACTTTAAAGTCACTAATTATCTACGGAGCAGAGTTGAATCACTTATTGTGGAGCGAAATTTTGTTTTTCAATCAAAGAAGGAACAACCTACATTACTTGATTATTTATAAAATCATTATGATTTTTGGTTTATTAGTTTGCAAAATTTATTTGATATGGTCTTAAAGTGGCCAAATTAACTACAATTGCTATACCAGGGGTAGGAGTAATTCCCATAGCGCGCTGAAAGGGTGTTTGGGTTTGCCATGCGCCAGAATTCACTACCAAGGTTCCCTTATAGCTATCCACATCAATTACATGTACGTGACCGGAATGGAAAATATCCGGAACGTCTTCAATAACCATCATATCTTCTAATTCTGGAGCAATAGGTGTTCTTTGACCGTATATAGGTGAGAGATGTCTTGATTTAAGTAAAATCTTCATCGCCTCTGCTGGTTTAGAATAACTTAAACCAGGAATTGTAGCAATCGTATCGTCCAAACTTTGACCATGAAACATTAATGTTTTTACTCCTTCCATATTGATCATGCAGGGATTTCCTAGCATGGTGATATTGTTTAAAGAGTAAATCTTATCAGCATATTTTCTTGGTATTGCTGGTTGAGGTAATGCTCGTCTTCCCAGGTCATGATTTCCTGGAATCATAAAAACCTTGATGTGTTTAGGAATTTTCGCCAACAAATTTGTAGCGTGCTCCATCTGGGAAAATGAATCCTTTTCAAATAATTCTCTGTCTTGATGCGGAAATATCCCTATTCCATCAATTAGATCCCCACAAATACAAATATACTTTATTTTAGAAACAATATCTTTATTCTCTTCGTTTCCATTTAACCAATTCAAAAACATTTGAAATTCATCTTCCATGAAGAATTTACTGCCTATGTGTAAATCAGATATTAACACACTATATACCTCAGAATGAGATCTATTTGGAATTCTGTCTGGCACGTCTAGTGAGAATATTTTTTTTATTATATGGTTCTTTCTTTTTGAATTATTCTCAAGTTCTATCATTACCATTTGATCCAAAATTAATGATGAAATCTGTTTTTTTAAATCTTCATCGTATGCAAATGCCTCTAATAATCCACTCTGGTCATCAATAGTCAAATTATAACTATTCTTTTTGATCTTCTTTTCCATAATTAATCCTGCTATGAATAAAGATTCTTCCAAATTCTCCTTAGACTGTGACTTTGGATTTATTCTTGATTGGTTAAGAAATTGTTTAATGAACGCTATTTTTTTTATTCTTTTACTGTCTGGTCTATTAGATAAAATTTTTAAGGATTTATCAAATCGGCTTCTAAAGAGTGAAGTATATCCTTCAACTCCTTCACCGCTATTAATACTATTATTGGAATCATAAATTATGTTGTTGACATAATAGTTATTCTCAAAATCATCGAAATCACGAGTTACTAATTCTAAAATAGTCTCTTCATTATTTTTTTTAGTATCAATGATTTCAGAATGATCTAGCTTGTTAACAATAGTAGTACCATTACTAGCATTATCATTTACGATTAGTGAACTATTTGTTGAAAACTTTAAAATATTCTTTATATCGTCGGATAAAATAACCTTAGACCCGTCTCTCTCTCTTTTGATCATGAGAATCTCTTCAACTATTTGATACACATCTACCTGTAGATTCTCAATCAACACTAAAGCATCGGGATGAATCTGAAATCCTTTACTAGTTATAAAGGAAATTATTTTTAAGAGATCGGAATTATCGGTCAATAATCAAATTAACTAGTTGATGATATTCTTTAAATCTTTTTATATAAATAATAAAGTATTATAATTGATAAAAAAAGTAATATAATTGGTTATGCTTATTACATTTAAAAAGAGACTGGTGTTTTTCTTTATTGCCATGTTGTTTTTCTTGAGTATTTTTTATATTGGATTTTCCTTTAGAATGGATGAATCATTTTCTAAGGAGTTATCAAAAAACTTTATTAATCAGATAAGTGACATAGACGAATTTGGTATATTCTTAAATAACCTTAAAATAGCATTAGTGATGTTTATTCCAGTTATAGGCCTCGTAATGGGAACTATTTCTGGATTTTCTACCGGTTTAGTGTTTAATTCGATAATGAACCTATCAGATGTTGCACATTCTAATCCCTTGGTAATTTTCTTGACACCATTTGGAATCCTAGAGCTAGTCTCATATGGACTAGCAATTTCTCGAGGCTGTATTTTATTTTTTGAAATACTAAAAAAAAAATTTACAAAAAAATCTCTATTTTATTTGCTAATTGAAGTAGCATTAGTTTCTGGAATGCTTTTTGTTGGAGCAATAATAGAATGGATGATGATTGAAAATATTCCAAAAAGATTATGATCATCTGTCATTCGTGCATAGCTTTCGGATTATTTTATATCAATGTTATAAAATGCCATAGTGTTTAAATAGTTTTAATGAAGATTTACGTACAGTGAATTATTAGATGCCAGTAGCAATACTTCCAGATGTTAGTGAACAGCATTGTATTGGGTGTGCTTTATGTGTAGAAATTTGTACAGCTCTTGGTCCAGATGTATTAAGAGTAAAACCTGTGGAAGGTTGGAAAAGAGGTAAAGCATTTGTCTTTTATCCAGAACGATGTATCTCTGATGGTGCTTGTATTGGCGTTTGTCCAACAAAAGCAATTTTCTGGATGAGACCAATGGATTATACACCAGGACAACCAATTCCATTAAAGAAAAACGCCATATTTACGAAAGGCTGGGAAGAGGGCTAACTCTCCACCAATTTTTATTTTTTCTCTAATTTTAGAATTCAATAACCATTATAAAACTGATAAAATTTACATCCGTGCATTAATATTCTAATATAGTTTTCTCTAATAATTAGTACTTAAATATCCAATAGAATTACTAAAATGCGAAATTGACAAAAAAATTGTATGTCATAGGTGTAGGTCCAGGATCAAAAAAATATCTTACGGATTTTTCAAAAGAAATTATCAAACAATCTCATTATATTATAGGATATAAATATACTCTAAATACTATAGATCACCTGCTTGATAGATCGTTTAATCAAGTATTTGAAATAACCATGAAAAATCAAGAGGAGATTTATTTGAATGTATATAATAATCTAATGAAAGAAAATGATATATGCACTGTTCCCTTTACAGGAGATGTAAATTTCTCGGAATCAGAAGTTGTGGACCGGCTTTTATACCTATTCGGTGATGAAAATGTCTGCATTATCCCTGGCATCAGTTCTATACAGGTAGCAGCTGCAAAATCTAGAGTTCCATTGGATAAATCTAACATCATGACTTTTCATGTCACTGGTGATATTGAAGAAAAAAAAATAGAACTGGTAAAGTCAATTGTGGATAAGAAAAGTGTAATATTAGTGCCAAGACCGTGGCCGTCTGAACCATCAAAAAACTTTATGCCCTCTGAAATTTCATTATTTATCAAAGAAAAAGGACTTGACACTTCAAAAATTGACGTTTGGGTATTTGAAAATTTGACAAATGACGGAAAGGAAACCACTTTTACTGGAAAAATGAGTTCGCTAGAAAACAAAAACTTTAGCGATTTATCAGTGATGGTTATAGATCAAAACAAACGACAAACTTACTTGGAGCTCTAAATTTATTCTTTCCCCATTTGTATTATTTCAGTTTTGAACGTAAATAAAATATATTACAATTAACTCTATATGATGTTGAATGAGCAAGAACGAATTTAGATGTTGTATTGAATGTGGTTCAAAAATGTCTAAAAATATTAAATTATGCCCCGCCTGTGGAGAATCTCAGGGCTAGATTTAAATATTTTTGTTAGACTCATTTTCCATTTTATTGATCTTATTTTTAGATAATCATGACAGTTATTTTCACTTATAGTCATTATTAAAATACCCCTATTTTTTAATAATTAGACGATGGTAAAAAAAATAACTCTCCTTATTCCCGTGATTATTTCAGCCTTTGTAATAGGGATTTTAGGAATTATCTTTGCTCCATCAGATATTAAGAACGCAAACATCAATTTTTCAAAAGGATCTATAAAAATAGACGAAAAACTTTTGACCGTCGAAATTGCTGATTCGGATTTTGATAGGCAACGATGGTTAACATTTAGGAACGACAGACCAAATTTGGATTCTGGGTTACTATTGATATATGATAAGCCTGATTTATATTCAATGTGGTTGTTAAATATAAAATATCCATTAGATTTAATGTGGTTTGATCAAAATGGCGATATAGTTTATCTTAAAAAAGATGCCCAACCCTGTGATAATATATTTGATTCATCCAAATGCACCTTTAAGAATACAAAACCGGCAGAATTTGTACTGGCTAGTTCGGCGGGATTTATCCAACACAACAACATAACAGAAAGTTCAAAATTAGAAATAATTTCAGCTTGAATTCTATTTTTCTCTTTTACTACACATTACTTTTATCAGAGCAATATCACTAACTCAAGTTCACTAACTCTTAAGTCCGGCTACAAGAAAGTAAAGGACAGAATTGCTTTAAACCGGGAATAAATAGAGCAGGATGTGGCTTAATTAGAGAATCAAGAGTAGCCATATCGTATTATTTTTATAAATGCTTATTTATTTCTTGTAATTCGTGAGTTATCTCTTCAATGGATGCCTCATCCTCAAGGGTAGTGATATCTCCAATAGTCTCGTTATTTACAATAGATCTTAGAAGCCTTCTCATTATCTTGCCACTCCGTGTCTTTGGTAACTTATTTACAAAATAAATCTTTTCAGCGGATGCAATTGGCCCTACTGTATTTTTAATGTGTTCATTTACCTCTATATCTAACTGCGAAGATAATTCAGCTCCTTTTCTTAGTACCAGAAATGCGATGATTGTTTCACCTTTGATTTCATCCTTTTTACTAGTGACAGCTGCCTCGGCTACTGAAGGATGAGAGATAAAAGCACTTTCAAGTTCTATCGTTCCTAATCTATGGCCGGCAACCTTTAATATATCATCTGCTCTTCCTAGTATCCAATAATATCCATCATTATCTACATATGCAAAATCACCTGCGAAGTAACTATTGCGTGTCTTTTCCCAGTATGTTTTTTCGTATCTTTCTTTGTTATTCCACAATGAAAGCAGCATTCCGGGCCAGGGTTCTTTTACAGTTAAATACCCTTTTTTATTGGCTTCTACTTTTTTACCATGGTCATCTACTATTTCTAATTCAATGCCTGGTAATGAAAATGTTCCAGAACCAGGTTTCATTTGGATATTCTCAATTCCAGTACACATACTTATCATAATACCACCAGTTTCAGTTTGCCACCACGTATCTATGATAGGACAATTATTTTTACCAATTGTATTGAAATACCACATCCAAACCTCTGGATTTATTGGCTCTCCTACCGTGCCCAATAATCGCAAACTTGATAAATCATATGAATTGGGTATATCATTTCCATATCTCATATAAGATCTCAACGCTGTGGGCGTAGTATACAGAATGGTTGCCCCGTGTTTTTCTATAATATTCCAATACTGACCTTGGTCAGGATAGTCTGGTGCACCCTCATAAATAATTTCAGTTACTCCATGCATCAATGGTGCATATACTACGTAGCTATGTCCAGTTACCCAGCCTATATCTGCTGTGCAGAAAAATACATCCGTTGGGACAAAATTGAAGACCCATTTTGCCGAGTTAAACAAATGAGTCAAGTATCCTCCGCTTCCATGGACAACACCTTTCGGTTTACCTGTGGTCCCAGATGTGTATAATATAAACAAAGGATCGTTACTTTCCATCCATTCTGACACACAATAGTTAGATTCTTTATTTACTAAATCTTCGAACCATATGTCCTTTTCATTTATATCTATATCTTCATGAGTTCTTTTAACGACTATTACTTTTTCAACAGTAGAGGTTTGTTTTACAGCTTCGTCTACTATTTTCTTCAATTGTACTATTTTCCCTCTTCTATATCCTCCATCTGCTGTAATTATTATCCTAGATTCAGCATCATTGACTCTGTCAATGATTGATTGAGAACTAAACCCTGAAAAAATAACAGAATGAATGGCTCCTATTCTAGCACAAGCAAGCATTGAAATGACTAATTCGGGTATCATTGGTAGGTAAATTGTGATCCGATCTCCTTTTTTTATACCCAGCCTTTTGAGTGCGTTGGCCAATTTGTTCACTCTATAAA
This Candidatus Nitrosocosmicus oleophilus DNA region includes the following protein-coding sequences:
- the polC gene encoding DNA polymerase II large subunit — its product is MNLIDEAKVRLRNISIPSYYLEYQISLLEQVNKLHLVAEKARKKGLDVTTYVEPKIAYDLSDRVAKMHNIDISDRLRALLNYTTKEKAALKIAEEIAKGEYGSGDLRTRLENAVRVSLAVVTEGVTVAPLQGISDVQLKNNKDGSQYLSISFAGPIRSAGGTEAALTMLIADHVRRVSGLAKYQTNSFDDETGRFIEELRLYEREVGNFQFKVLDKDVDFCISNLPVEIDGVDTDPVELVIHREMKRIKTDRVRGGALRVMNDGLIGRCRKLTKLVETLELEGWDWLANMNGAIQTGDDDTVSHRMSEVITGRPVLSMNKKIGGFRLRYGRCFNTGFATIGIHNTIPVLLNSAVVVGTQIKMDVPGKASTIALVDTIEPPIVKLDDGTVLQINTVEQALNLRSRVVKILYLGDILISYGDFLENNAQLLPASYVEEIWTQELFEKLNHINEVKNDFVVEYDKLVKLSSNPSIIPQFRDALKISMQFDIPLHPKYSFYWEAISIKDFLIIRNVLISFISLFNRDKETESTVEEMRLSYDHKLKSILEKLGVFHSLDTPSNTIVLLDESQIFALVCLCIPEFQSILSLLYETHNKIHFSTFSNYMSQDGFIRDIGEIVESLQSEKGESKTNVIKLINSISSIKIRSKFSSSISVRVGRPEKASERKMKPPIHVLFPVGNKGGPMRDLLKASNADSFYSEKSNRYCSNCNIPSLGTNCNYCNQATPIKFICNVCKVESLDLTFDPIDNIKKRNKCLKCGNEYKTFSPIKFPLKTLIEKAETRLSFRVTSPLKGVKALMGKDKEAEQIEKGILRKKCGLSVFKDGTIRFDATNEPLTHFIPCFIDTSISKLRELGYKFDYLQNKLNSDRQIVELLIQDVIIPLDSAKYLLKTAKFIDEELVTLYDLPPIYNAYTENDLIGHLIVGLAPHTSVGIIGRIIGFTESQVCLGSPIWHSAKRRDCDGDADSIILLFDAFLNFSYSFLPDKIGGLMDAPLLIQPIVLPHEVQRQAHNVDIAEKYPLDFYKNTWLGVKAADVSDMIEILKNRIGSEKQFYDYGFTHTSGTLISDINRSAYSTLNTMSEKLEMQISTANLINSVDTNEVISMVLTTHIIPDIMGNMRSYCSQSFRCNKCGDKYRRIPLYGKCLTCNNILLQTVTRGSVEKYVLLAENLSNNFKVTNYLRSRVESLIVERNFVFQSKKEQPTLLDYL
- a CDS encoding DNA-directed DNA polymerase II small subunit — its product is MTDNSDLLKIISFITSKGFQIHPDALVLIENLQVDVYQIVEEILMIKRERDGSKVILSDDIKNILKFSTNSSLIVNDNASNGTTIVNKLDHSEIIDTKKNNEETILELVTRDFDDFENNYYVNNIIYDSNNSINSGEGVEGYTSLFRSRFDKSLKILSNRPDSKRIKKIAFIKQFLNQSRINPKSQSKENLEESLFIAGLIMEKKIKKNSYNLTIDDQSGLLEAFAYDEDLKKQISSLILDQMVMIELENNSKRKNHIIKKIFSLDVPDRIPNRSHSEVYSVLISDLHIGSKFFMEDEFQMFLNWLNGNEENKDIVSKIKYICICGDLIDGIGIFPHQDRELFEKDSFSQMEHATNLLAKIPKHIKVFMIPGNHDLGRRALPQPAIPRKYADKIYSLNNITMLGNPCMINMEGVKTLMFHGQSLDDTIATIPGLSYSKPAEAMKILLKSRHLSPIYGQRTPIAPELEDMMVIEDVPDIFHSGHVHVIDVDSYKGTLVVNSGAWQTQTPFQRAMGITPTPGIAIVVNLATLRPYQINFAN
- a CDS encoding stage II sporulation protein M; the encoded protein is MLFFLSIFYIGFSFRMDESFSKELSKNFINQISDIDEFGIFLNNLKIALVMFIPVIGLVMGTISGFSTGLVFNSIMNLSDVAHSNPLVIFLTPFGILELVSYGLAISRGCILFFEILKKKFTKKSLFYLLIEVALVSGMLFVGAIIEWMMIENIPKRL
- a CDS encoding NADH-quinone oxidoreductase subunit I; its protein translation is MPVAILPDVSEQHCIGCALCVEICTALGPDVLRVKPVEGWKRGKAFVFYPERCISDGACIGVCPTKAIFWMRPMDYTPGQPIPLKKNAIFTKGWEEG
- a CDS encoding SAM-dependent methyltransferase, whose protein sequence is MTKKLYVIGVGPGSKKYLTDFSKEIIKQSHYIIGYKYTLNTIDHLLDRSFNQVFEITMKNQEEIYLNVYNNLMKENDICTVPFTGDVNFSESEVVDRLLYLFGDENVCIIPGISSIQVAAAKSRVPLDKSNIMTFHVTGDIEEKKIELVKSIVDKKSVILVPRPWPSEPSKNFMPSEISLFIKEKGLDTSKIDVWVFENLTNDGKETTFTGKMSSLENKNFSDLSVMVIDQNKRQTYLEL
- a CDS encoding DUF192 domain-containing protein, whose product is MVKKITLLIPVIISAFVIGILGIIFAPSDIKNANINFSKGSIKIDEKLLTVEIADSDFDRQRWLTFRNDRPNLDSGLLLIYDKPDLYSMWLLNIKYPLDLMWFDQNGDIVYLKKDAQPCDNIFDSSKCTFKNTKPAEFVLASSAGFIQHNNITESSKLEIISA
- the acs gene encoding acetate--CoA ligase; its protein translation is MIDPQYRKDDGHQEIISLEGNKIKGIKSISQIDPKHFWSNCAKNLTWFKEWEQVLDWNPPFARWFLGGKLNAAYNCLDRHLISEKKNHAAIIWEGEDGQSVTITYNQLFYRVNKLANALKRLGIKKGDRITIYLPMIPELVISMLACARIGAIHSVIFSGFSSQSIIDRVNDAESRIIITADGGYRRGKIVQLKKIVDEAVKQTSTVEKVIVVKRTHEDIDINEKDIWFEDLVNKESNYCVSEWMESNDPLFILYTSGTTGKPKGVVHGSGGYLTHLFNSAKWVFNFVPTDVFFCTADIGWVTGHSYVVYAPLMHGVTEIIYEGAPDYPDQGQYWNIIEKHGATILYTTPTALRSYMRYGNDIPNSYDLSSLRLLGTVGEPINPEVWMWYFNTIGKNNCPIIDTWWQTETGGIMISMCTGIENIQMKPGSGTFSLPGIELEIVDDHGKKVEANKKGYLTVKEPWPGMLLSLWNNKERYEKTYWEKTRNSYFAGDFAYVDNDGYYWILGRADDILKVAGHRLGTIELESAFISHPSVAEAAVTSKKDEIKGETIIAFLVLRKGAELSSQLDIEVNEHIKNTVGPIASAEKIYFVNKLPKTRSGKIMRRLLRSIVNNETIGDITTLEDEASIEEITHELQEINKHL